The Deltaproteobacteria bacterium genomic interval TTCCGCAAGAACCTGATGGACGTGGTGCGCGGGACGGAAGACGCGTACTGGACCCTGTCCGCGGCCTCGCGAAATCTCGAGGTCGCCAAGAAGAGCCTCGAGACCTCGCGTGCGCTCTTGAAGCAGACGCAGGCGCAGTTCCAGGTGGGCGTCGTTTCGAAGGTCGAGGTGACCGAGGCCGAGGCGGGCGTCGCGCAGCGCGAGTTCCAGCTGATCGCCGCGGAGAATCTCTACCGGTCCTCGCAAGACCGCGTGATCGACATCGTGTTCGGGCCCGCGCTCTCGCCCACCTCGAGCCTCGAGATCGTCGTCGCCGACTCGCCCGAGAACTATCAGAAGCTCGACGTGGACCCGACCGTCGCCACCGAGAAGGCGCTCCGGAACCGCCCCGAGCTGCTCGTGGCCGAGCGTCAAGTCGAAGTGCAGCGGATCCGCACCAAGTTCGCGAAAAATCAGCGCTTGCCGCAGGTCGATCTGGTGGGCAGCTACGGCACCCACGGCCTCTCGGGCGTGGGGCAAACGGTGAACCTCGGCACGATCGTGTTCCCCCCGATCGCGGGCCCGGATCAGTACGGCGACACGCACGACGACTTCTTCCAGGGCGATGACAGCCGCACCTGGACCGCGGGCGCGCGCGTGTCGGTGCCGATCGGCAACACGACCGCGCGCTCGAACGTGCGCATCGCCGAGATCGAGCTGCACAAGGCGGAGACGTTCGTCGACCGCACGCGGCAGGCGATCGTGGCCGAAGTGCGCGACGCCGTCCGCAACCTGCAGAGCGCCATCCAGGGCATCGAGGCCGCGGAGCGGCGCCGCGTCGCGGCGGCGGAGCAGCACCGCGCAGAGCAGATTCGCCTCGAGCACGGCGAGTCGACGCCGTTCGACGTGCTGCTGCGCGAGTCGCAGTTGGTCGAGGCCGAAAGCCAGAAGATCGCGGCGCTGCGCGTCTATCACGCCTCGGTGGTCGCACTCGATCGCGCGCAGGGGACGCTGCTCGAAGACCGCGGCATCGCGGTCGAGAGCGTGAAGCGCTCGCGGCTCGAGTAGCCCTGCGCACACGTGATGCAGCGCACGGCGACCGAATGCGTCGCACGTCACGCTTTGCGCCGTTAACGTGCCGAGCTTGCTGAAGACGGAGATCCCCCTGTGAGCTTGTTCGGTAAACGCGACGGTGACGCCCCGACCCCGCCGCAAACCGGCGCGCGTCCCGCGAGCGCGCCTCGGGGCCACGCCACTGCGCCTTCGCCCGAACCGACCGTGTCGTTCTTTCGGTCCGAGCCGGCGCGCACGCAAAGGGAAGTCATGGCCAACATCGGCAAGTCGATCTCGATCAAGGGCGATCTCACCGGCGACGAGGACATCCAGGTCGAGGGCACGGTCGAAGGCCGCGTCGACCTGCCGAACAACCAGCTCACGGTCGGCGCGGAGGGCCGCGTGCGCGCCGAGGTGCACGCCAAGCTCGTGGTCGTGATCGGCCAGGTGAACGGCAACATCGTCGCCGCCGAGCGCCTCGAGGTGCAGGCGACCGGCGTGATTCACGGCGACGTGAAGGCGCCGCGCCTGATCGTGCACGAGGGCGCGGTGATCAACGGCTCGATCGAGATGAGCAAGGCGCCGACGCCGGCGAAGATCGCGCTCGCCACGGGCTGAGGATCCTCGCCGCCGCGCTCGCGTTCGCGTTGACGAAACGCGCGGGCGGCGAGCGGCGCCGCGCTAGCGCTTCTTGGCCGCGACCTTCTTCACTGGCGCGTTCTCGCGCTCGAGGCGGCGCTGCTCCAGCAGCAGGGCGATCGGCGACGCGATGTAGATCGACGAGTAGGTGCCGACCACGATGCCGATCGTCATCGTGAGCGAGAAGTTGCGCACCACCGGACCGCCGAGCACGAGCAGCGCGATCACGGACAGCATCGTGACGCCGGACGTGATCAGCGTGCGCGAGAGCGTGTGGTTCACCGACTCGTTGATGACCGCGGCCATGTCGCCGTGGCCG includes:
- a CDS encoding TolC family protein produces the protein MSAALGLSSAGVAQEEAAPAADASGADPSAATDLSLPPPPTGQLPLTLRDAIARALERNTDVELFRYDPAIADYQRRAAWGVHEPTFYGSADHRDSSLPIASIFQGFGFLLEEDTRGSTGVSGVLPMIGWQYDFGYSGSRLETSSGIASLNPEYRANVTFALSAPLLRGFLFGQPWVGVRLAAKGSEIAHESFRKNLMDVVRGTEDAYWTLSAASRNLEVAKKSLETSRALLKQTQAQFQVGVVSKVEVTEAEAGVAQREFQLIAAENLYRSSQDRVIDIVFGPALSPTSSLEIVVADSPENYQKLDVDPTVATEKALRNRPELLVAERQVEVQRIRTKFAKNQRLPQVDLVGSYGTHGLSGVGQTVNLGTIVFPPIAGPDQYGDTHDDFFQGDDSRTWTAGARVSVPIGNTTARSNVRIAEIELHKAETFVDRTRQAIVAEVRDAVRNLQSAIQGIEAAERRRVAAAEQHRAEQIRLEHGESTPFDVLLRESQLVEAESQKIAALRVYHASVVALDRAQGTLLEDRGIAVESVKRSRLE
- a CDS encoding polymer-forming cytoskeletal protein gives rise to the protein MANIGKSISIKGDLTGDEDIQVEGTVEGRVDLPNNQLTVGAEGRVRAEVHAKLVVVIGQVNGNIVAAERLEVQATGVIHGDVKAPRLIVHEGAVINGSIEMSKAPTPAKIALATG